Proteins from a genomic interval of Trichoderma breve strain T069 chromosome 2, whole genome shotgun sequence:
- a CDS encoding enoyl-CoA hydratase/isomerase domain-containing protein translates to MASSNLPASYNTFTLPTLQFSHHPASSPTVTPVIILKLHRPAARNAFTQEMATSLIAAFDQLSSDPRVKAIVFTSSDPSNKFFCAGMDFNAGGQISSSPDQHRDEGGQVSLAIHRCTKPVVAALNGSAVGVGITMTLPANIRVASKDAKVGFVFGQRGFCLEACSSFFLPRLIGTAKALHLATTGGVYPAGHKLFDGLFSEVVEADQVLPTALKIADEIAANVSMVSATVMKNQIYRAPATPEEAHLVESKMFYSLVRSNDAREGIESFLQKRKPEFKDTIDENAPPGYPWWAAVDVRPRSKL, encoded by the coding sequence ATGGCTTCCTCCAACCTCCCCGCCAGCTACAACACCTTCACCCTCCCCACCCTCCAATTCTCCCACCACCCAGCCTCCTCCCCGACCGTCACccccgtcatcatcctcaagcTTCACCGTCCCGCCGCCCGCAACGCCTTCACCCAGGAAATGGCTACGTccctcatcgccgccttTGACCAGCTCTCGTCCGACCCCCgcgtcaaggccatcgtcTTCACCTCCTCCGACCCTTCCAACAAGTTCTTCTGCGCGGGAATGGACTTCAACGCCGGCGGCCagatctcttcttctccggaCCAGCACCGCGACGAGGGGGGGCAGGTCAGCCTCGCCATCCACCGCTGCACCAAGCCCGTCGTCGCAGCCCTCAACGGCTCCGCCGTCGGCGTCGGCATCACCATGACCCTCCCCGCAAACATCCGCGTCGCTAGCAAGGACGCTAAAGTCGGCTTCGTCTTTGGCCAGCGCGGCTTCTGTCTTGAggcctgcagcagcttcttcctgcCTCGCCTCATTGGCACCGCAAAGGCCCTGCACCTGGCCACCACGGGCGGCGTCTATCCCGCGGGCCACAAGCTCTTTGACGGGCTCTTTAGTGAGGTCGTCGAGGCGGACCAGGTGCTCCCCACGGCGCTCAAGATTGCGGATGAGATTGCTGCCAATGTGAGCATGGTGTCGGCCACGGTGATGAAGAACCAGATCTACCGGGCGCCGGCAACGCCAGAGGAGGCGCATCTGGTGGAGAGCAAGATGTTTTACTCGCTTGTGAGGAGCAACGATGCGAGGGAGGGCATCGAGAGCTTTctgcagaagagaaagccTGAGTTTAAGGACACCATTGATGAGAATGCTCCTCCGGGATATCCTTGGTGGGCGGCAGTGGACGTGAGGCCAAGATCAAAGCTTTGA
- a CDS encoding clr5 domain-containing protein — protein sequence MVYEWEKHREVIFQLYIQDGRSLSQVMIQLASEYSFRPKKRALQDQLKKWGFLKKQHQVKPDVPPGRVTELWEQNLSWLQIAQQLQQEGFQVTEQEVAKLGKAMGLYNRQGARVRSKSTQSGISQPSPGSYFDGDYAGDESMVPRRNSSVSSIEYFTPRSKEPGDAMNPNRITGHSLRRRKSEMTLTAAKRMLGIDDEKIAALRNTFTAICNRRGIRSKSHTTEKWDEAIRDLLHEHPELYPRVGTSPENVERNMKALHIMCRNFAKTERLGPKMTQTDAKNALGLNPEEARVAREIMITLLKTGGFGDKLAVTPTPDAWELLMDRWGTRYDKIGRARALIESGNDPDEKKQKALVVLSRDVLKRLRDDRPSRQAKRKSVDDMDTLHSKRPHADNTDVNLYTGELETQPQQNPQLSFDGAGVGNYSPMKTFDNVPESPFTFQATSSPDTGTMNPYQPVQPSSGNFPLHEARIYGFHGHANMSLPDMSQYQSPPEAPLPGFAHASFTGAPYATQSHGNASFHAVASGQWPAVDDTPGVLGGPPNDGSDGTMTLANGHGHFEAHSWPQTSIDEAASAYWQQLITDSAGHRA from the exons ATGGTTTATGAGTGGGAGAAGCACAGGGAAGTCATCTTCCAGCTGTATATCCAAGATGGCCGGTCCTTGAGTCAGGTCATGATTCAGCTAGCCAGCGAGTATAGCTTCAGGCCCAA GAAACGAGCATTGCAGGATCAACTCAAGAAATGGGGGTTTCTCAAGAAACAGCACCAAGTCAAGCCCGACGTCCCGCCGGGTCGGGTCACGGAGCTTTGGGAGCAGAACTTGTCGTGGCTACAGATagcccaacagctccaacAAGAGGGCTTTCAAGTGACTGAACAGGAAGTCGCCAAACTAGGCAAGGCCATGGGATTATACAATAGGCAAGGGGCCAGAGTTAGGTCCAAGTCTACCCAAAGCGGCATATCACAACCCTCTCCCGGGAGCTATTTTGATGGCGATTACGCAGGAGATGAATCCATGGTGCCTCGCCGTAATTCATCTGTATCATCAATTGAGTATTTTACTCCAAGATCCAAGGAGCCTGGAGATGCGATGAACCCAAACAGGATCACAGGGCATTCTCTGCGTCGTCGCAAGTCTGAAATGACGCTTACGGCGGCTAAACGCATGCTGGGAATAGATGACGAAAAAATTGCGGCACTCCGTAATACATTTACGGCTATCTGCAACCGCAGGGGTATTCGCTCAAAATCCCACACGACTGAAAAATGGGATGAAGCAATAAGGGACCTGTTGCATGAGCACCCTGAATTATACCCCAGAGTGGGTACGTCCCCTGAGAACGTCGAGAGAAACATGAAAGCCTTGCATATCATGTGCAGAAATTTTGCGAAAACAGAGCGTTTGGGGCCAAAGATGACGCAAACAGACGCCAAAAATGCCTTGGGATTAAATCCTGAGGAGGCTAGGGTGGCACGAGAGATCATGATTACCCTTCTTAAAACAGGAGGGTTCGGAGACAAGCTCGCTGTGACGCCCACGCCTGATGCTTGGGAGTTGTTGATGGACCGCTGGGGCACCCGGTACGACAAGATTGGCAGGGCTAGGGCTTTGATCGAATCAGGTAACGATCCAGAcgagaagaaacaaaaggcatTGGTTGTGTTGTCGCGGGACGTCTTGAAGAGGCTCCGCGATGATCGCCCTTCTCGACAGGCCAAAAGGAAGAGTGTCGACGACATGGATACGCTGCACTCAAAGCGTCCTCATGCCGACAATACGGACGTGAACCTGTACACTGGGGAGTTGGAAACCCAGCCACAGCAAAATCCTCAGTTGTCTTTTGATGGAGCAGGCGTGGGAAATTATTCACCAATGAAGACGTTTGATAATGTGCCTGAGAGTCCATTTACTTTCCAGGCAACGTCGAGCCCTGACACCGGCACCATGAATCCTTATCAACCGGTTCAGCCTTCATCTGGCAATTTTCCCTTGCATGAGGCACGGATATACGGTTTTCACGGGCACGCGAATATGTCGTTACCCGACATGTCGCAGTATCAGTCTCCCCCTGAGGCTCCGCTCCCCGGATTTGCGCACGCGAGCTTCACGGGTGCTCCCTATGCCACTCAGTCGCATGGCAATGCGTCATTTCATGCAGTGGCTTCAGGGCAGTGGCCCGCCGTTGACGACACTCCTGGCGTGCTTGGAGGTCCACCCAACGACGGCTCTGACGGTACTATGACGCTCGCCAATGGCCATGGTCACTTTGAAGCCCATTCATGGCCTCAAACGTCCATAGATGAAGCGGCATCTGCATATTGGCAACAGTTGATTACCGACTCGGCTGGACATCGGGCATAG
- a CDS encoding FAD binding domain-containing protein, whose translation MLKCGSAAHPLRRAQALRSLAAVRPGAAARHYATEIEPKAPRQGNEQKLGRSFQGQVMGSIGARLRREREQREQYEKWRDMNDPARNWMLTFLFLSSVGISYWLGTYWPREPEQTSTLPLSKTRPPAHNVKLENMQAAWADFVKIVGKENVSTDEDQITAHSTSDWTSHKAGPDDRSFCVVYPGSTEEVSEIMKICHLRKIPVSAYSGGTSIEGQFTPTRKGISIDFGRMDKVLALHEDDLDVVVQPAVGWEELNRELGEKGLFFPPDPGPGAMIGGMVGTGCSGTNAYRYGTMREWVLSLTVVMADGTILKTRQRPRKSSAGYDLTKLFIGSEGTLGLVTEATLKLTVKPESMSVAVCSFPSIRHAANCVSKVVGKGIPVAAVEILDDNQMKVINISKTTSRTWTEAPTLFFKFTGTPSGVKEQIAQVQALASQAGSKSFEFAKNETERDELWSARKEALWSTMSAKKEGDRVWTGDVAVPMSRLPQLIEETKADIQKSGLFASIVGHVGDGNFHTILLYNDAQRKKAEAVVSRMVKRAVELEGTVSGEHGVGLVKRDYLPHELGETTVDAMRQIKKAFDPLCLLNCDKVIRMQKPKSGEVKEW comes from the exons ATGCTCAAGTGTGGTTCGGCAGCGCATCCACTGCGCCGCGCACAGGCTCTGCGGAGCTTGGCTGCGGTGCGACCCGGAGCAGCTGCGCGACACTATGCGACAGAGATTGAGCCCAAGGCGCCGAGGCAGGGCAATGAGCAGAAGCTGGGGAGGTCGTTCCAGGGCCAGGTCATGGGCAGCATCGGGGCTCGTCTGAGGAGGGAGCGCGAGCAGCGCGAGCAGTACGAGAAGTGGAGGGACATGAACGACCCTGCGAGGAATTGGATGCTGACTTTCT TGTTCTTATCGAGCGTTGGCATTTCATACTGGCTGGGTACCTACTGGCCGCGAGAACCCGAGCAGACCTCGACGTTGCCCTTATCCAAGACGAGACCACCGGCGCATAACGTCAAGCTGGAGAACATGCAGGCGGCATGGGCggactttgtcaagattgTCGGAAAGGAAAATGTCAGCACGGACGAGGACCAGATAACTGCGCACTCTACATCGGACTGGACGAGCCACAAGGCCGGACCTGACGACCGTTCGTTCTGCGTGGTGTATCCCGGCTCAACGGAGGAGGTGTCGGAGATTATGAAGATCTGCCACCTGAGGAAGATTCCGGTCTCTGCCTACAGTGGAGGAACTAGCATTGAGGGGCAGTTtacgccgacgaggaaggGCATTTCCATCGACTTTGGCCGGATGGACAAGGTTCTGGCCTTGCACGAGGATGATTTGGATGTGGTTGTTCAGCCTGCTGTTGGTTGGGAAGAATTGAATAgggagcttggagagaagggCCTGTTCTTCCCTCCGGACCCTGGCCCAGGAGCCATGATCGGAGGCATGGTCGGAACTGGATGCAGCGGCACCAATGCTTACAGATATGGCACAATGAGGGAGTGGGTTCTTAGCTTGACGGTTGTCATGGCAGACGGCACCATTCTCAAGACTCGGCAACGCCCTCGCAAGAGCTCTGCCGGCTACGACCTCACAAAGCTCTTTATTGGATCTGAAGGCACTCTCGGTCTGGTGACGGAAGCTACGCTTAAGCTTACAGTTAAGCCCGAGTCTATGAGCGTCGCGGTGTGCTCATTTCCCTCGATTCGCCACGCAGCCAACTGTGTGAGCAAAGTTGTCGGCAAGGGCATCCCCGTTGCAGCCGTGGAGATTTTGGACGACAACCAGATGAAGGTCATCAACATATCCAAAACCACTTCTCGCACATGGACTGAGGCCCCTACCCTGTTTTTCAAGTTTACCGGAACACCCAGCGGCGTCAAGGAGCAGATTGCGCAGGTCCAAGCGCTCGCCTCGCAGGCCGGCAGCAAGTCATTCGAGTTTGCCAAAAACGAGACTGAGCGCGACGAGCTGTGGAGTGCGAGAAAGGAAGCGCTCTGGAGCACCATGTCGGCGAAGAAGGAGGGCGATCGGGTCTGGACTGGGGACGTGGCTGTTCCGATGAGTAGGCTGCCGCAGTTGATTGAGGAGACCAAGGCGGATATTCAGAAGAGCGGGCTGTTTGCGTCTATCGTTGGgcatgttggagatggaaactTTCATA CTATTCTTTTGTACAACGATGCGCAGCGGAAAAAGGCCGAGGCGGTTGTTTCACGGATGGTGAAGCGGGCAGTTGAGCTCGAGGGCACAGTTTCT GGAGAGCATGGCGTTGGTTTGGTTAAGAGAGACTACCTGCCTCATGAACTTGGGGAGACGACGGTGGATGCGATGCGCCAG ATCAAAAAGGCCTTTGATCCTCTGTGCTTGTTGAACTGCGACAAAGTTATCCGTATGCAGAAGCCCAAGAGCGGCGAGGTCAAGGAATGGTGA
- a CDS encoding RNase H domain-containing protein gives MGKKERMIAQENARYISSVNKVIEFSKELTKINAAHEFSFCANIVIPQRENALRTALHIFSCNFGRRHRVFYSDGSSIVNSRLNSAPPTVEHTSIIPSGAAVVYKTRRDENWNMKYFTPTSRGRDTIFTEVAAIAHALTIAMAERALYLDDNKKHSNGKARWSKVTIFSDCIEALKRISRLREIAIADAQSLCDPILRQIMSISHYFYGNEVQIELRWVPGHSRVQGNCLADTAARYAANHQNVGMLLPEGLNWDTEPLSNDVKTHG, from the coding sequence ATGGGtaaaaaagagagaatgatTGCACAAGAAAACGCTCGCTATATAAGCAGCGTTAACAAAGTGATCGAGTTTAGCAAAGAATTGACCAAAATCAATGCTGCTCACGAATTCAGCTTCTGCGCCAACATTGTCATACCCCAAAGGGAAAACGCTCTTAGAACGGCACTACATATTTTCAGTTGCAATTTCGGTCGCCGTCATCGCGTTTTCTATTCAGATGGCTCTTCTATCGTAAATTCAAGACTTAATTCGGCACCACCAACTGTCGAGCATACATCAATCATTCCATccggtgctgctgttgtctaCAAAACTAGGAGAGATGAAAACTGGAACATGAAATACTTTACTCCAACCAGCCGAGGTCGAgacaccatcttcaccgaAGTTGCTGCCATTGCACATGCTTTGACAATTGCCATGGCAGAGAGGGCGCTTTACCTGGACGACAATAAGAAACATTCCAATGGAAAGGCTAGGTGGTCCAAAGTGACCATTTTTAGCGATTGCATAGAGGCGCTGAAAAGGATATCCAGGCTTCGAGAGATCGCCATCGCCGATGCCCAATCGCTCTGCGATCCCATTCTACGCCAAATCATGAGCATTTCACACTATTTTTACGGCAATGAAGTCCAAATCGAGTTGCGCTGGGTTCCAGGCCACTCTCGGGTTCAAGGTAACTGCCTCGCCGACACTGCAGCCCGGTACgcagcaaatcatcaaaaTGTCGGCATGCTCCTCCCGGAAGGATTAAATTGGGACACGGAACCTTTGTCAAATGATGTGAAAACACATGGCTAG
- a CDS encoding major facilitator superfamily domain-containing protein: MAVDQATTPDRRTSSDDTVNPARSTDGEIKAIEAGLGVDKELGENNIGISTLEKDETASASGSTTAPAAGGPPAQGPPADEPEAGRTKVETFLVIFALCLALFLAALDMTIITTAIPTISNHFGSSAGYIWIGSAYLLGNAAFVPTWGKISDIFGRKPTLIVSVAIFWIGSLLCAVSTSMGMLIAARAIQGVGGGGTIVLPNICISDLFSMRKRGMYFGILGMVWALASAIGPILGGVFTSKVSWRWCFYINLPLGGIGLLILIFVLKLHNPRTPVKQGLAAIDWVGNILIIGGTLMLLFGLEFGGVQFPWDSAAVICLIVFGFVTIALFGIYENRVAKFPVMPTRLFRGRTSIAAYGLSIMHAMTFMSGSYWLPLYFQAVLGATSLLSGVYILPYVLALSFTSALTGVFIKKTGNYKIPIISGLFIMTIGFGLFIDLGARANWAKIIIFQIIAGIGVGPNFQSPLIALQTNVEPRDIGAATASFQFLRQLGTSTSVVIGGVIFDNEMQKQQAFLQQELGPELAARFSGSEAASSVFLIASLDGHQKEVAQTAYWNAMQKMFIAYTCFVSLGLFISLFVKQKTLSKQHTEHKTGLTSLKQREDTKKKQPDVEKGVEAAE; encoded by the coding sequence ATGGCTGTTGATCAAGCCACAACGCCGGATAGGCGCACCAGCTCAGATGACACAGTCAATCCCGCGCGCAGCACAGAtggcgagatcaaggccattgaggctGGCCTCGGAgtcgacaaggagctgggGGAGAACAACATTGGCATTTCAACGCTAGAAAAGGATGagacggcatcagcatcggGTTCAACAACAGCTCCGGCCGCCGGAGGACCTCCGGCGCAAGGGCCGCCCGCAGACGAGCCGGAAGCTGGTCGGACCAAGGTCGAGACGtttctcgtcatcttcgccctGTGTCTGGCGCTGTTCCTGGCTGCTCTTGACATgaccatcatcaccactgcCATCCCGACCATCTCCAACCACTTTGGCTCCAGCGCTGGCTACATCTGGATCGGAAGCGCCTATCTGCTCGGCAACGCTGCGTTCGTGCCCACATGGGGCAAGATTTCTGACATCTTCGGCCGCAAACCAACCCTCATCGTGAgcgtcgccatcttctggaTTGGATCGCTACTATGCGCTGTCAGCACCAGCATGGGCATGCTCATTGCTGCCCGTGCCATCCAGGGAgtcggcggtggtggcaCCATCGTTCTTCCCAACATCTGCATCTCTGATCTCTTCTCTATGCGCAAGCGAGGCATGTATTTTGGTATCCTCGGCATGGTTTGGGCCCTGGCCTCGGCCATTGGACCTATCCTTGGTGGTGTCTTCACCAGCAAGGTCTCATGGCGCTGGTGCTTCTATATCAACCTGCCCCTGGGCGGCATTGGCctgctcatcctcatcttcgtcctcaagTTGCACAACCCTCGCACGCCAGTCAAACAAGGATTGGCTGCCATTGACTGGGTCGGtaacatcctcatcattgGCGGCACGCTTATGCTGCTCTTTGGGCTTGAGTTTGGTGGTGTTCAGTTCCCCTGGGACTCCGCTGCCGTCATCTGCCTCATCGTCTTTGGCTTCGTCACCATTGCCCTCTTTGGTATTTATGAGAACCGAGTGGCCAAGTTTCCCGTGATGCCTACTCGACTTTTCCGTGGCAGGACAAGCATTGCCGCCTACGGTCTGTCCATTATGCACGCCATGACCTTCATGTCTGGCAGCTACTGGCTTCCCCTCTACTTCCAGGCCGTCTTGGGTGCCacgtctcttctctccggTGTCTACATCTTGCCCTATGTCCTGGCCCTGTCCTTCACATCTGCCCTCACAGGtgtcttcatcaagaagacgggCAACTACAAGATTCCCATCATTTCTGGACTGTTTATCATGACCATAGGCTTTGGTCTCTTCATTGACCTAGGTGCCAGGGCAAACTGGGCCAAgatcatcatcttccagatCATTGCCGGTATTGGCGTCGGTCCCAACTTCCAGTCACCTCTCATTGCCCTGCAAACCAATGTTGAGCCCCGCGATATTGGAGCTGCTACTGCCAGCTTCCAGTTCCTCCGTCAACTTGGAACGTCTACTTCTGTTGTCATTGGCGGTGTCATCTTCGACAATgagatgcagaagcagcaagccTTTCTACAACAAGAGCTCGGGCCCGAATTGGCCGCCAGATTTTCCGGCTCTGAGGCTGCGTCAAGTGTATTCCTGATTGCCAGCCTCGATGGCCATCAGAAAGAGGTGGCTCAGACAGCCTACTGGAACGCCATGCAAAAGATGTTCATCGCCTATACCTGCTTCGTTTCCTTGggtctcttcatcagcctcttTGTTAAGCAGAAGACGCTCAGCAAGCAGCATACAGAGCACAAGACGGGCCTCACATCTCTCAAGCAGAGGGAAGacacgaagaagaagcaaccCGACGTTGAGAAAGGCGTGGAGGCTGCGGAGTGA
- a CDS encoding kinesin motor domain-containing protein, with protein sequence MAHLRTRSDRDPTRPTMSSSNIRTSASMRGSTRPGSARPSNATTNRHLAAASRVDRSSAMSPADPAATAGGTKRKERDFEADVVVGGGEETNINVVVRCRGRSQREVKENSAVVVNSDGVKGKVIELSMGANALSNKTYSFDRVFSPAADQSMVFDDTVKPILEEMLAGYNCTIFAYGQTGTGKTYTMSGDMSDTLGMLSDEAGIIPRVLQQLFNKLEIEGSDNCVKCSFIELYNEDLRDLLSADENAKLKIFDDTSRRGHATTLVQGMEEKHIKNAAEGIKVLQEGSLKRQVAATKCNDLSSRGHTVFTITAYVKKPNDQGVEELVSAGKLNLVDLAGSENIQRSGAENKRATEAGLINKSLLTLGRVINALVDRSPHIPYRESKLTRLLQDSLGGQTKTCIIATISPSKSNLEETISTLEYAFRAKNIRNKPQLHMMTKKMLLKDFTLEIEKLKSELIATRQRNGVYLSNDMYEEMTAQSESRRIVLEEQSARLETLETNLRNKVQELFSLNISFMGMKKENEATKAQLEDTQGVLDQTDIVLAATRQTLAEETELRKAHEETEEKLTEIGSVLIDKLQKTVKDVNGLHAKNKRKSDLHLLNRTAWNSSQSQVAEITSMVERRVRVFQQEQQEQILSVSRRMETFVEEELQKLSATQAFMDENFETFAESKRQLLEQKQRSKEDMDEVLEEIKEIRDNVKERVSESLQAISHAAEKIAGDVLSEMSGFHEQLHTSYSSLGKDFKSIFEDLVRHITTQRCESDNLRRQLQSATNTIMLQNASISTRMQEALEEERRQGAEERQKLLAQISALITTQAEAQESRFADRTLQMQKSMADYNTSLEGAITQHNQGMDAWDEKEAELLEEVKKSRDQIKTKLKDDWNAAEERSTTIRTTANQVHAETVRVVGVQIDDLDIQMEAMDDFVARAKSESNAHHETHSQSLQALYNTVDQSFGNISTHFKTTFDRVKNLGEVMDLDASDLHSSLEPLTTQICQPLSGLRDQIGKTALQDYRPTGETPQKAQYQFPTNLPRTQTHDTILSKLDEDLSGLTEAEDDADDNTIVFTDLDAPSRKTSKTSTPERPSIESNSDRSASLREVNPNVSTSLSASGISFEPRSSTMSIASDNSLFKRNARPARASLGKHNKVGEGRENLPLTALAESMARRKSPRIN encoded by the exons ATGGCTCACCTTCGAACACGTTCCGATCGAGATCCTACTCGGCCTACCATGAGCTCGTCAAACATACGAACAAGCGCCAGCATGCGAGGCAGCACGCGTCCGGGCAGCGCCAGACCCTCGAATGCCACAACAAATCGACACCTGGCCGCCGCGTCGCGGGTCGACCGGTCGAGCGCCATGTCCCCTGCAGACCCGGCGGCGACAGCAGGTGGAACAAAGCGCAAGGAGCGCGACTTTGAGGCCGACGTGGTGGTGGGCGGAGGCGAGGAAACAAACATCAATGTCGTGGTGCGATGTCGCGGGCGCAGCCAGCGGGAGGTCAAGGAGAACAGCGCTGTGGTGGTGAATTCAGACGGCGTCAAGGGGAAGGTGATTGAGCTGTCGATGGGGGCCAACGCGCTGAGCAACAAGACCTACAGCTTTGACCGCGTTTTCTCGCCGGCCGCTGACCAGTCCATGGTGTTTGATGATACAGTGAAACCTATTCTGGAAGAG ATGCTCGCGGGCTATAACTGCACGATATTTGCCTACGGCCAAACAGGGACAGGCAAGACCTACACAATGTCAGGAGACATGTCAGATACGCTAGGCATGCTCTCTGACGAGGCCGGCATCATTCCCCGAgtcttgcagcagctgtttAATAAACTCGAGATCGAAGGTAGCGACAATTGCGTCAAGTGCTCTTTCATCGAACTGTACAACGAAGACCTCCGAGATTTACTCTCCGCCGACGAAAACGCAAAGCTAAAAATTTTCGATGACACCTCAAGACGGGGTCACGCAACCACACTTGTTCAGGGCATGGAGGAAAAGCACATCAAAAACGCTGCCGAGGGAATCAAGGTGCTCCAGGAGGGCAGCCTGAAGCGCCAGGTAGCAGCGACCAAGTGCAATGATCTAAGTTCCCGAGGCCACACCGTCTTCACGATTACGGCATATGTCAAGAAGCCCAACGATCAAGGGGTGGAGGAGCTTGTGAGCGCCGGCAAGTTGAATCTGGTAGATTTGGCTGGAAGCGAAAACATTCAGAGATCAGGCGCAGAGAATAAGCGAGCCACCGAAGCTGGCTTGATCAACAAGTCGCTGCTCACTCTAGGGCGAGTCATCAATGCTCTGGTGGATCGCAGCCCTCATATTCCCTACCGAGAATCCAAATTGACTCGCCTTTTGCAAGATTCGCTTGGTGGCCAAACGAAAACATgcatcatcgccaccatTTCTCCCTCAAAAAGCAACCTCGAAGAAACGATATCTACACTCGAATACGCATTCCGCGCGAAGAATATCCGAAACAAGCCTCAGCTTCAtatgatgacgaagaagatgcttcTGAAAGACTTTACTCTTGAAATtgagaagttgaagagcgAATTAATAGCTACTCGGCAACGTAACGGCGTTTACCTTTCCAACGACATGTACGAAGAGATGACTGCACAGAGCGAATCAAGGAGGATTGTATTAGAGGAACAGAGTGCGCGGCTCGAGACATTAGAAACGAACCTACGGAACAAGGTTCAGGAGCTCTTTTCCCTCAACATTTCATTCATGGgcatgaagaaagagaatgaagcCACCAAAGCACAGCTGGAAGATACTCAGGGCGTTCTCGATCAAACAGACATTGTCCTCGCAGCGACTCGCCAGACGTTAGCAGAAGAGACGGAACTGCGCAAGGCCCAcgaggagacggaggagaagctgacgGAAATCGGCAGTGTACTGATTgacaagctgcagaagaCGGTCAAGGACGTCAATGGCCTACACGCAAAAAACAAGCGCAAATCGGACCTCCACTTGTTGAATCGGACGGCGTGGAACTCATCCCAGTCTCAAGTTGCTGAGATAACGTCAATGGTAGAGCGACGGGTCCGGGTCTtccagcaggagcagcaggaaCAAATCTTGAGCGTATCAAGACGAATGGAGACctttgttgaagaagagctacAGAAGCTGTCTGCTACACAAGCCTTCATGGACGAGAACTTTGAGACCTTTGCAGAGTCCAAGAGACAGCTCTTGGAGCAGAAACAGCGATCCAAAGAAGACATGGACGAGGTATTGGAAGAAATCAAAGAGATTCGTGACAACGTCAAGGAGCGGGTTAGCGAAAGTCTTCAAGCCATCTCACATGCCGCAGAGAAGATTGCAGGGGATGTCTTGAGCGAGATGTCCGGCTTCCACGAACAACTCCATACTTCGTACAGCTCCTTGGGCAAGGATTTCAAGTCCATTTTTGAAGATCTCGTCCGGCATATCACTACCCAGCGTTGTGAGTCTGACAACCTGAGGCGACAGTTGCAAAGTGCCACCAATACTATTATGCTCCAAAACGCCAGTATCTCAACTCGCATGCAAGAggcgttggaggaggagaggcggcaAGGGGCTGAGGAACGCCAAAAGCTTTTGGCCCAAATCTCGGCCCTGATCACGACCCAGGCCGAAGCACAGGAGAGCCGATTCGCAGATAGAACCCTGCAGATGCAGAAGAGCATGGCCGACTACAACACCTCTCTCGAGGGGGCCATTACTCAGCACAACCAAGGCATGGATGCCTGGGACGAAAAAGAGgctgagctgctggaggaagTCAAGAAGTCGCGCGATCAGATTAAGACAAAGTTGAAGGACGACTGGAACGCGGCAGAGGAACGCAGCACCACCATACGAACCACAGCGAACCAAGTGCATGCTGAGACCGTACGCGTGGTGGGTGTTCAGATTGATGATTTGGACATCCAGATGGAAGCTATGGACGACTTTGTGGCTCGTGCCAAGTCTGAGAGCAACGCCCATCATGAAACACATTCGCAATCCCTCCAGGCTCTGTACAACACGGTGGATCAGTCATTTGGCAACATCTCCACTCACTTCAAGACCACGTTTGATCGCGTCAAGAACCTCGGCGAGGTCATGGACCTTGACGCCAGCGATCTGCACAGCAGCCTTGAGCCTCTGACTACTCAAATATGCCAACCACTATCGGGCCTGCGCGACCAGATTGGCAAGACAGCACTCCAGGATTATCGGCCCACTGGAGAAACTCCTCAGAAGGCACAGTACCAGTTCCCCACGAATTTGCCTCGCACCCAGACACACGATACCATCCTTTCGAAGCTTGATGAAGACCTTTCTGGCCTAACCGAGGCCGAagacgatgccgacgatAATACGATTGTCTTTACCGACCTGGATGCCCCTTCAAGGAAGACTAGCAAGACAAGCACACCAGAACGTCCATCGATTGAGAGCAACTCAGATAGGAGTGCGAGCCTGCGCGAAGTCAACCCTAACGTGTCAACAAGTCTCTCCGCCAGTGGCATTTCCTTTGAGCCCCGCTCAAGCACCATGTCTATCGCATCGGATAACTCGCTATTTAAGCGCAATGCCCGTCCCGCGCGAGCGAGCCTGGGGAAACATAACAAGGTTGGCGAGGGACGTGAGAATCTACCCCTGACGGCTCTAGCGGAGAGTATGGCTAGAAGAAAGAGCCCGCGGATAAATtaa